The sequence below is a genomic window from Sphingobacteriales bacterium.
TTGATGTAAAAGGCCTGAAAGGAGGCCATTCCGGGCTGGATATCAACCTTGGTCGTGGCAACTCCAACAAGATATTATTCAGGTTTTTATATCATGCTGCAGGTCGTCATGGATTGAGGATTTCTTCTTTTGAAGGGGGCAACCTGCGTAATGCTATCCCCAGAGAAGCCTGGGCAATCGTAGTCGTTCCGGATGACAAAAAGGAAAAGTTTATGACCTGTTTTGAGAAAAATGTTCAAAAGATCAAAAATGAACTATCCTTTACTGAACCAGACTTTATCATGACCTGTAGTCCGGCAGGGATTCCTGAATATGTGATGGATGAAAAATCGCAAAAGGCTGTCATCAATGCCATTTATGCCTGCCCGAACGGTGTTATCCGGATGAGCGATGCTATGCCGGGTCTGGTCGAAACAAGTACCAACCTTGCCATTGCAAAAACAGAGAATGACAAAGTGATGGTGAAGTGTCTGCTCAGAAGCTCTGTTGATTCAGCTAAAGACGACCTTGCCGGCATGATGGAGGCTTTATTTGACCTTGCTGGTGCTGTTTGTGAGTTTGACGGTGCTTATCCGGGCTGGAAACCTAATCCAAATTCCCCGATTCTCAAAACAATGAAGGAAGTGTACAACAGTAAGTTTGGAAAAGTGCCGGAGGTTAAAGCCATTCATGCAGGCCTTGAATGTGGACTGATAGGAGGTGTTTATCCCAATCTCGACATGATTTCGTTCGGGCCTACCATGCGGCACCCTCATTCTCCCGATGAAAAGGTTAATATTGCCACCGTTCAGAAATTCTGGGATTTTCTGGTAGAAACGCTTAAAAATGCACCGGTTAAATAGTTATCCGGTTGTTTTTTAAGTTGTACATTTACTGACCCTAATATTAAACTTTTTATAAGTGTTTGCCCTGCCTCTGACCATTGGCGGGGCATTTTTTTAGTCATTCAGCCCTTTTCCTGACAATATCTTATCTGCGAATTTTTCGATACGTGAGGTTCGTGTTTTCGATTGTACCGGTGCTGAAAAATAAAGCA
It includes:
- a CDS encoding aminoacyl-histidine dipeptidase → MGKEILNLEPKNLWKHFYSLTQIPRPSGQEAECIAFIKKFGDDLGLETEVDETGNLVIRKPATPGMENRKGIILQGHVDMVPQKNSDKEHDFSKDPIDAWIDGEWVKAKGTTLGADNGIGVASAMAVLEAKNIEHGPIEALFTIDEETGMTGAFGLKPGFFKGDILLNLDSEDEGELYIGCAGGINGSFTFSFQKESVPKSYQAYRIDVKGLKGGHSGLDINLGRGNSNKILFRFLYHAAGRHGLRISSFEGGNLRNAIPREAWAIVVVPDDKKEKFMTCFEKNVQKIKNELSFTEPDFIMTCSPAGIPEYVMDEKSQKAVINAIYACPNGVIRMSDAMPGLVETSTNLAIAKTENDKVMVKCLLRSSVDSAKDDLAGMMEALFDLAGAVCEFDGAYPGWKPNPNSPILKTMKEVYNSKFGKVPEVKAIHAGLECGLIGGVYPNLDMISFGPTMRHPHSPDEKVNIATVQKFWDFLVETLKNAPVK